In one window of Zingiber officinale cultivar Zhangliang chromosome 11A, Zo_v1.1, whole genome shotgun sequence DNA:
- the LOC122032492 gene encoding probable protein phosphatase 2C 27 isoform X2, whose product MCVKDEIGGEEAEEIQKLGSPSSFASSPMERICENTVSIDDLNPVMNFVPIVRSGEWFNIGAREHMEDTHVCISDLAKKFRRRSLDAEAVSFYGVFDGHGGKDAAHFVCDNLPRIIAEDSDFPLKLEKVIVRSFLQTDLQFAKTCSPQASLPPSGTTALVAMIFGRSLLVANAGDCRAVLSRLGVAIEMSKDHRPCCARERHRVESLGGFIDDGYLNGQLGVTRALGDWHLEGMKVPGQPGGPLIAEPELNHITLSKEDEFLIIGSDGLWDVFSSQNAVDFARRRLQQHNDVKACCKDIIEEALKRGADDNLTVVMLCFHADPPMRIAHRGRLQKTISAEGLNSLKSLLEEKPSTKDN is encoded by the exons ATGTGCGTGAAGGATGAGATCGGAGGGGAGGAGGCCGAAGAGATCCAAAAGTTGGGATCCCCCTCGAGCTTCGCCAGTTCGCCT ATGGAGAGGATTTGTGAGAATACAGTCTCCATTGACGATCTCAATCCGGTTATGAACTTTGTCCCGATCGTTCGTTCTGGGGAATGGTTTAATATTGGAGCTCGAGAGCACATGGAAGATACTCATGTATGCATCAGTGATCTAGCGAAAAAGTTTAGGCGTCGCTCTCTTGATGCGGAGGCGGTTTCATTCTACGGG GTGTTTGATGGGCATGGTGGGAAAGATGCTGCACATTTCGTATGCGATAACCTACCGAGGATCATCGCTGAAGATTCTGACTTCCCACTCAAACTTGAAAAAGTTATTGTCCGATCATTTCTGCAAACCGATTTGCAGTTCGCAAAGACATGCTCTCCTCAGGCATCTCTTCCTCCTTCAGGCACTACGGCTCTAGTCGCAATGATTTTCGGAAG ATCGCTATTGGTCGCGAATGCAGGTGATTGTCGTGCAGTCCTTTCGCGACTTGGTGTGGCTATCGAAATGTCCAAGGACCACAGACCCTGCTGTGCAAGGGAGAGGCACCGTGTTGAATCCCTCGGTGGTTTCATTGATGATGGCTACTTAAATGGACAACTAGGCGTCACTCGAGCACTAGGAGATTGGCATCTTGAAGGTATGAAAGTGCCCGGGCAACCGGGAGGGCCACTCATTGCCGAACCAGAGTTGAACCACATTACGCTATCAAAAGAGGACGAGTTCTTGATCATCGGTAGTGATGGCCTATGGGACGTCTTCTCGAGCCAAAATGCAGTGGATTTTGCAAGGCGACGATTGCAACAGCACAACGATGTCAAGGCATGCTGCAAGGATATCATTGAGGAAGCATTAAAGCGAGGCGCGGACGACAATCTCACAGTCGTTATGTTGTGCTTCCATGCCGATCCTCCCATGCGTATCGCACATCGGGGTAGGTTACAAAAGACCATATCCGCTGAGGGACTTAACAGCCTCAAGAGCTTGTTAGAAGAGAAGCCATCTACTAAAGATAACTAG
- the LOC122032492 gene encoding probable protein phosphatase 2C 27 isoform X1, with protein MCVKDEIGGEEAEEIQKLGSPSSFASSPMERICENTVSIDDLNPVMNFVPIVRSGEWFNIGAREHMEDTHVCISDLAKKFRRRSLDAEAVSFYGVFDGHGGKDAAHFVCDNLPRIIAEDSDFPLKLEKVIVRSFLQTDLQFAKTCSPQASLPPSGTTALVAMIFGSRSLLVANAGDCRAVLSRLGVAIEMSKDHRPCCARERHRVESLGGFIDDGYLNGQLGVTRALGDWHLEGMKVPGQPGGPLIAEPELNHITLSKEDEFLIIGSDGLWDVFSSQNAVDFARRRLQQHNDVKACCKDIIEEALKRGADDNLTVVMLCFHADPPMRIAHRGRLQKTISAEGLNSLKSLLEEKPSTKDN; from the exons ATGTGCGTGAAGGATGAGATCGGAGGGGAGGAGGCCGAAGAGATCCAAAAGTTGGGATCCCCCTCGAGCTTCGCCAGTTCGCCT ATGGAGAGGATTTGTGAGAATACAGTCTCCATTGACGATCTCAATCCGGTTATGAACTTTGTCCCGATCGTTCGTTCTGGGGAATGGTTTAATATTGGAGCTCGAGAGCACATGGAAGATACTCATGTATGCATCAGTGATCTAGCGAAAAAGTTTAGGCGTCGCTCTCTTGATGCGGAGGCGGTTTCATTCTACGGG GTGTTTGATGGGCATGGTGGGAAAGATGCTGCACATTTCGTATGCGATAACCTACCGAGGATCATCGCTGAAGATTCTGACTTCCCACTCAAACTTGAAAAAGTTATTGTCCGATCATTTCTGCAAACCGATTTGCAGTTCGCAAAGACATGCTCTCCTCAGGCATCTCTTCCTCCTTCAGGCACTACGGCTCTAGTCGCAATGATTTTCGGAAG CAGATCGCTATTGGTCGCGAATGCAGGTGATTGTCGTGCAGTCCTTTCGCGACTTGGTGTGGCTATCGAAATGTCCAAGGACCACAGACCCTGCTGTGCAAGGGAGAGGCACCGTGTTGAATCCCTCGGTGGTTTCATTGATGATGGCTACTTAAATGGACAACTAGGCGTCACTCGAGCACTAGGAGATTGGCATCTTGAAGGTATGAAAGTGCCCGGGCAACCGGGAGGGCCACTCATTGCCGAACCAGAGTTGAACCACATTACGCTATCAAAAGAGGACGAGTTCTTGATCATCGGTAGTGATGGCCTATGGGACGTCTTCTCGAGCCAAAATGCAGTGGATTTTGCAAGGCGACGATTGCAACAGCACAACGATGTCAAGGCATGCTGCAAGGATATCATTGAGGAAGCATTAAAGCGAGGCGCGGACGACAATCTCACAGTCGTTATGTTGTGCTTCCATGCCGATCCTCCCATGCGTATCGCACATCGGGGTAGGTTACAAAAGACCATATCCGCTGAGGGACTTAACAGCCTCAAGAGCTTGTTAGAAGAGAAGCCATCTACTAAAGATAACTAG
- the LOC122032915 gene encoding 40S ribosomal protein S11-like, protein MAEQTERAFLKQPKVFLSSKTSGKGKKPGKGGNRFWKNVGLGFKTPREAIEGTYIDKKCPFTGTVSIRGRIIAGTCHSAKMNRTIIVRRNYLHYVKKYQRYEKRHSNIPAHISPCFRVKEGDHVIIGQCRPLSKTVRFNVLKVIPAGSTSSRGKKGFTAV, encoded by the exons ATGGCGGAACAG ACAGAGAGAGCATTCTTGAAGCAGCCAAAGGTGTTTCTGAG TTCAAAAACATCTGGCAAGGGGAAGAAGCCTGGAAAGGGTGGGAATAGATTTTGGAAGAATGTTGGTCTTGGCTTCAAGACACCAAGAGAAGCCATTGAAG GGACCTACATTGATAAGAAATGCCCATTCACTGGAACTGTATCAATTCGTGGTCGCATCATAGCAGGCACTTGCCACAGCGCTAAGATGAACAGAACCATCATCGTACGCCGGAACTACCTTCACTATGTGAAGAAATATCAAAG ATATGAGAAGAGACACTCCAATATCCCTGCACACATTTCCCCTTGTTTTCGTGTAAAGGAAGGTGACCATGTCATAATTGGTCAGTGCAG GCCACTTTCCAAGACTGTTCGTTTTAACGTGCTAAAAGTTATTCCTGCTGGATCGACAAGCAGTCGTGGCAAGAAGGGATTCACTGCGGTTTGA